A window of Streptomyces puniciscabiei contains these coding sequences:
- the tgmA gene encoding putative ATP-grasp-modified RiPP: MQPFTLNYARPAVQLDVTIPYAYDSGLQLNVLPDGRIAATDHATLTALGTTTSTAGSKTHFDD, encoded by the coding sequence ATGCAACCGTTCACGCTCAACTACGCGCGCCCCGCTGTGCAGTTGGACGTCACCATTCCGTATGCGTACGACTCCGGACTGCAGTTGAACGTCCTCCCGGACGGGCGGATCGCCGCCACCGACCACGCGACGCTGACGGCTCTGGGAACCACGACCTCGACGGCCGGTTCCAAGACGCACTTCGACGACTGA
- a CDS encoding Gfo/Idh/MocA family protein, whose protein sequence is MRIGLLGTGPWARAAYAPALAGHPGVEFAGVWGRRPEAATTLAERYDVTAYDDVDALLAGVDAVAVALPPSVQAEFAVRAARAGRHLLLDKPLAVSVADGRAVVAAVERAGVASVVFFTARFQKEPDAWIEEQAAVAGWFTARAQWLGAVFTTDSPFAASPWRREKGALWDVGPHALSVLLPVLGDVRQVVAAAHGPADTVHLVLDHATGASSALTLSLTAPPAAAGADVELRGEAGVALMPGSSEGAIPALSRATDALLTAARTGRPHACDAAFGLRVTEILATAQARLTDDRDLVPAD, encoded by the coding sequence ATGCGTATCGGACTGCTGGGGACGGGCCCGTGGGCCCGGGCGGCGTACGCCCCCGCCCTCGCCGGGCACCCCGGCGTGGAGTTCGCCGGGGTGTGGGGCCGCCGGCCGGAGGCCGCCACCACGCTGGCCGAGCGGTACGACGTAACGGCATATGACGACGTGGACGCGCTGCTGGCCGGCGTGGACGCCGTCGCCGTGGCCCTGCCACCGTCCGTACAGGCCGAGTTCGCGGTGCGGGCCGCTCGGGCGGGCCGTCATCTGCTGCTGGACAAGCCGCTCGCGGTGTCGGTGGCCGACGGGCGGGCCGTCGTGGCCGCCGTCGAGCGGGCCGGGGTGGCCTCGGTCGTCTTCTTCACCGCCCGCTTCCAGAAGGAGCCGGACGCCTGGATCGAGGAACAGGCCGCAGTGGCGGGCTGGTTCACGGCCCGCGCGCAGTGGCTGGGGGCCGTGTTCACCACCGACAGCCCGTTCGCCGCCTCGCCGTGGCGACGGGAGAAGGGCGCGCTGTGGGACGTGGGTCCGCACGCGCTGTCGGTGCTGCTGCCGGTCCTCGGCGACGTACGGCAGGTCGTGGCGGCGGCGCACGGTCCGGCGGACACCGTGCATCTTGTCCTCGACCATGCCACCGGTGCGTCGAGCGCCCTCACCCTCAGCCTGACGGCGCCGCCGGCGGCGGCCGGGGCCGATGTGGAACTGCGGGGTGAGGCGGGCGTGGCGCTGATGCCGGGGAGTTCCGAAGGAGCGATCCCGGCGCTCTCCCGCGCCACCGACGCCCTGCTCACGGCCGCCCGCACGGGCCGCCCCCACGCCTGCGACGCCGCGTTCGGCCTCCGCGTCACCGAGATCCTGGCAACGGCGCAGGCACGCCTGACGGACGACAGGGACCTGGTCCCGGCCGACTGA
- a CDS encoding fructosamine kinase family protein, with the protein MVKGYEDREDPVRAASRLTGRPVTGAATGSGSPAEVTLDSGAPVMVKRGHAPGAVRAEVAGLRWLAAADAVRVPAVLGHDERWMVTERVATGRPDPEAAHHFGQALAALHASGASDFGAPPPGGPEDAFIGLAPMRNTPGRDWPGWYAEHRVLPYVRSAVDRGTLGPGEAALFERVCARLPDLAGPAEPPARLHGDLWNGNVLWGADGEVRLIDPAAHGGHRETDLAMLQLFGCPHLDRVLAGYEETAPLAPGRRDRVGVHQLFPLLVHAVLFGRGYTEQALTVARSALSLAE; encoded by the coding sequence GTGGTCAAGGGATACGAGGATCGCGAGGATCCGGTGCGGGCGGCGTCCCGGCTCACCGGACGCCCGGTCACCGGCGCTGCGACGGGCTCCGGATCGCCGGCCGAGGTCACCCTGGACAGTGGCGCTCCGGTCATGGTCAAGCGGGGGCACGCTCCCGGGGCCGTACGCGCGGAGGTGGCGGGGCTGCGGTGGCTGGCCGCGGCGGACGCGGTCCGGGTGCCCGCGGTGCTCGGTCACGACGAACGCTGGATGGTGACGGAGCGGGTGGCGACCGGACGGCCGGACCCTGAGGCGGCGCATCATTTCGGCCAGGCCCTGGCCGCCCTGCACGCCTCGGGCGCTTCGGATTTCGGAGCTCCGCCGCCCGGCGGCCCCGAGGACGCCTTCATCGGCCTCGCCCCCATGCGCAACACGCCGGGCCGTGACTGGCCCGGCTGGTACGCCGAGCACCGCGTGCTGCCGTATGTGCGCAGCGCGGTCGACCGCGGCACGCTCGGCCCCGGCGAGGCCGCGCTGTTCGAGCGCGTCTGCGCACGACTGCCGGATCTCGCGGGACCCGCCGAGCCGCCCGCGCGCCTGCACGGTGACCTGTGGAACGGAAACGTGCTGTGGGGCGCCGACGGCGAGGTCCGCCTCATCGACCCGGCCGCGCACGGCGGACACCGGGAGACGGACCTGGCGATGCTCCAGCTCTTCGGCTGCCCCCATCTGGACCGGGTGCTCGCGGGGTACGAGGAGACGGCACCACTCGCGCCCGGCCGGCGCGACCGGGTGGGCGTGCACCAGCTGTTCCCGCTGCTGGTCCACGCCGTGCTGTTCGGACGCGGGTACACGGAACAGGCCTTGACGGTGGCACGGAGCGCGCTGTCGCTCGCGGAGTGA
- a CDS encoding SCO6745 family protein, translating to MADAMARALWERYEPVHDLVYFTPEVRRTADALGMRGFWMGYFALRAAPLGAVPPSVVTSCFYVFHPARVARALPDAWTYAAPADVLVARQDALHAAMTRLFGPDTVGSAEFTEAADLAWEAAAAADTTGRVLAAANQALERPDRPTARLWQGLTTLREHRGDGHVAVLVSQGIGPVEAMVLKAAAGESDGAFLRETRKWDEADWEAAGVRLRERSLLAADGSLTPAGAAVRAEVEALTDAAAEQAWAALGTDRSARLAGLLDPLAHMVEASGLLPPGNPVGLTRRSHPAGR from the coding sequence GTGGCGGACGCGATGGCGCGGGCCCTGTGGGAACGGTACGAACCGGTGCACGATCTCGTGTACTTCACCCCGGAGGTGCGCCGGACGGCGGACGCGCTCGGGATGCGCGGATTCTGGATGGGCTACTTCGCGCTGCGCGCCGCACCGCTCGGCGCGGTTCCCCCGTCCGTCGTGACGAGCTGCTTCTACGTCTTCCACCCGGCCAGAGTGGCCCGGGCCCTGCCGGACGCCTGGACGTACGCGGCTCCCGCCGATGTGCTGGTCGCCCGACAGGACGCCCTCCACGCGGCGATGACCCGCCTGTTCGGACCGGACACCGTCGGCTCGGCCGAGTTCACGGAGGCCGCCGACCTCGCCTGGGAAGCGGCTGCCGCGGCGGACACCACGGGCCGCGTGCTGGCCGCGGCCAACCAGGCACTGGAACGCCCGGACCGCCCCACCGCGCGGCTGTGGCAGGGCCTGACGACCCTGCGCGAACACCGGGGTGACGGGCACGTCGCGGTACTGGTGAGTCAGGGAATCGGGCCGGTCGAGGCCATGGTGCTCAAGGCGGCCGCAGGCGAATCCGACGGCGCGTTCCTGCGGGAGACACGCAAGTGGGACGAGGCGGACTGGGAGGCGGCGGGGGTACGCCTGCGTGAGCGGAGCCTGCTCGCGGCCGACGGGTCGCTCACGCCGGCCGGCGCGGCCGTCCGCGCGGAGGTGGAGGCGCTCACGGACGCGGCGGCGGAGCAGGCCTGGGCCGCCCTCGGCACCGACCGCAGCGCCCGCCTGGCCGGCCTGCTGGATCCCCTGGCCCACATGGTCGAGGCCTCGGGGCTGCTGCCGCCGGGCAATCCGGTGGGGCTGACGCGGCGGAGCCACCCGGCCGGCCGCTGA
- a CDS encoding tRNA-dependent cyclodipeptide synthase: MTTASVLMADVFEVQPYTSHCEVILGEGAHAVIGVSPGNSYFSARRLHDLARWGLDHFDRVDFVYTDLYVAEMYEASGYPPDEARRKAVKNLRGVRAKVRDAVSAADPEGLRMDWHPMSEFRTNPAYQDIHQHLKARLASDGAFRAVCDALVNRFLSARGETPTERQRAVCLEYVCAEAPLFLDTPAILKVPSSLNCYHQLLPMAELLYSRGAGLRASRNQGHAIVTPAALEGTAA; encoded by the coding sequence TTGACCACAGCATCCGTGCTGATGGCCGACGTCTTCGAAGTCCAGCCCTACACCTCCCACTGCGAGGTCATCCTCGGCGAGGGCGCGCATGCCGTGATCGGCGTGTCCCCGGGCAACAGCTATTTCTCCGCCCGCCGCCTGCACGACCTCGCCCGCTGGGGACTGGACCACTTCGACAGGGTCGACTTCGTCTACACCGACCTGTACGTCGCCGAGATGTACGAGGCGTCCGGCTATCCACCGGACGAGGCCCGGCGCAAGGCGGTGAAGAACCTGCGGGGCGTGCGCGCCAAGGTCCGGGACGCGGTGTCGGCCGCCGACCCGGAGGGGCTGCGGATGGACTGGCACCCGATGTCCGAGTTCCGCACCAACCCCGCCTACCAGGACATCCACCAGCACCTCAAGGCGCGTCTGGCCTCCGACGGGGCGTTCCGGGCCGTCTGTGACGCCCTGGTGAATCGTTTCCTCAGCGCGCGTGGCGAGACGCCGACCGAACGGCAGCGGGCCGTGTGCCTGGAGTACGTGTGCGCCGAGGCGCCGCTGTTCCTGGACACCCCCGCCATCCTCAAGGTGCCCTCCTCGCTCAACTGCTACCACCAACTGCTGCCGATGGCCGAGCTGTTGTACTCCCGGGGCGCCGGACTGCGCGCCTCCCGCAACCAGGGCCACGCCATCGTCACCCCCGCCGCCCTCGAAGGAACCGCCGCATGA
- a CDS encoding LacI family DNA-binding transcriptional regulator, translating to MATIQDVAKAAGVSAMTVSHVINDRPHVRPATRERVLAAMARLDYRVNVAARNLRKGRTGTIRLAVPEVNRPYYGRLAGAVIAAAGRHGLRVSIEQTEARRENELAALPQSRKRLCDGLILSTVGMGPADVEALRVDHPVVILGERIFGGPVDHVAMPDVEASAAATGHLIERGCRRVAVVCGELRDEVDVSSPRHSGYRQAVAAAGLPGDPELVRSVPALTMAAGPGRRGRWSRTGWNSTVCSV from the coding sequence GTGGCGACGATCCAGGACGTGGCGAAGGCGGCCGGCGTGTCGGCCATGACGGTCTCCCACGTCATCAACGACCGTCCCCACGTCCGGCCCGCCACCCGCGAGCGCGTCCTCGCGGCGATGGCCCGGCTCGACTACCGGGTCAACGTGGCGGCCCGCAACCTCCGCAAGGGCCGCACCGGCACCATCAGGCTCGCGGTGCCCGAGGTGAACCGCCCGTACTACGGCCGGCTGGCCGGGGCCGTCATCGCCGCGGCGGGCCGGCACGGGCTGCGGGTGAGCATCGAGCAGACCGAGGCCCGCCGGGAGAACGAGCTGGCGGCGCTGCCCCAGTCCCGCAAACGGCTCTGCGACGGGCTGATCCTGAGCACCGTCGGCATGGGCCCGGCCGACGTGGAGGCGCTCAGGGTGGACCACCCGGTGGTGATCCTCGGCGAGCGGATCTTCGGTGGGCCCGTGGACCATGTCGCCATGCCCGACGTCGAGGCGTCGGCGGCCGCCACCGGGCATCTGATCGAGCGGGGCTGCCGGCGCGTGGCCGTCGTGTGCGGGGAACTGCGGGACGAGGTCGACGTGTCGAGCCCGCGGCACAGCGGCTACCGGCAGGCGGTGGCCGCGGCCGGTCTGCCCGGGGACCCGGAGCTGGTGCGGAGCGTGCCCGCGCTCACCATGGCGGCGGGGCCCGGCAGGCGCGGTCGATGGTCGCGGACGGGCTGGAATTCGACGGTGTGTTCTGTGTGA
- a CDS encoding GDSL-type esterase/lipase family protein yields the protein MTPETQADTMHTTPLTAELVRGALDLERTAHGLLPHRLPARARAQCADPQLAMAESQPSGVRLVFRTRATTVELDTLPTKRVYVGAPPRPDGVYEVLVDGRPAGSGRVTGGSTLTIDMTTGTTEHRPGPVGTVRFSGLPGTEKVVEIWLPHDETTELVALRTDAPLEAVPDQGRKIWLHHGSSISHGSDAASPTTTWPALAASLGGVDLINLGLSGSALLDPFTARALRDTPADLISVKLGINVVNADLMRLRAFGPAVHGFLDTIRDGHPDTPLLVVSPILCPIHEDTPGPSLPDFTTVSEGRLRFRAAGDPAEKASGKLTLQVVREELARIVRERSAEDPRLSYLDGRELYGEADFGELPLPDGLHPDAAAHRRIGERFAALAFAPGGPFGDGTA from the coding sequence ATGACCCCGGAGACACAGGCCGACACCATGCACACCACCCCGCTCACCGCCGAACTCGTCCGCGGCGCCCTCGATCTGGAACGCACCGCCCACGGACTGCTGCCGCACCGGCTGCCCGCCCGCGCCCGCGCGCAGTGCGCCGATCCCCAGCTGGCCATGGCGGAGTCCCAGCCCTCGGGTGTACGGCTGGTCTTCCGCACGCGTGCGACCACCGTCGAGCTGGACACCCTGCCGACCAAGCGGGTCTACGTCGGCGCACCGCCGCGCCCGGACGGCGTGTACGAGGTGCTCGTCGACGGACGTCCGGCGGGCAGCGGCCGGGTCACCGGCGGCAGCACTCTCACCATCGACATGACCACCGGCACGACCGAGCACCGGCCGGGCCCGGTCGGCACCGTGCGGTTCTCCGGGCTGCCCGGCACCGAGAAGGTCGTGGAGATCTGGCTGCCGCACGACGAGACGACGGAACTCGTCGCCCTGCGCACCGACGCTCCCCTCGAGGCCGTACCGGATCAGGGGCGCAAGATCTGGCTGCATCACGGCAGTTCCATCAGCCACGGCTCGGACGCCGCGAGCCCGACCACCACCTGGCCGGCGCTCGCCGCGTCCCTCGGCGGGGTGGACCTGATCAATCTGGGGCTGAGCGGCAGCGCCCTGCTCGACCCGTTCACCGCTCGCGCCCTGCGCGACACCCCGGCCGACCTGATCAGCGTCAAGCTCGGCATCAACGTGGTCAACGCCGATCTGATGCGGCTGCGGGCATTCGGTCCCGCCGTCCACGGCTTCCTCGACACCATCCGCGACGGGCACCCCGACACGCCGCTGCTCGTCGTCTCGCCGATCCTGTGCCCCATCCATGAGGACACGCCGGGCCCCAGTCTCCCGGACTTCACCACCGTGAGCGAGGGACGGCTGCGGTTCCGGGCCGCCGGGGACCCGGCGGAGAAGGCGAGCGGAAAACTCACCCTGCAGGTCGTCCGGGAGGAGCTGGCCCGGATCGTGCGCGAGCGGTCGGCCGAGGACCCGCGGCTGTCCTACCTGGACGGCCGCGAGCTGTACGGCGAGGCCGACTTCGGTGAACTGCCGCTGCCGGACGGCCTGCACCCGGACGCCGCCGCGCACCGCCGGATCGGCGAACGGTTCGCGGCGCTGGCGTTCGCGCCGGGCGGCCCCTTCGGGGACGGCACCGCCTGA
- a CDS encoding class F sortase codes for MAADPSSPTSAESRADGRSSGRGGRRLTLWGVAIVVLAVSLFGGHHTSDGSAQASRAAGSSAAAQADPQQTDPLKSDPKQIEPQRTDPQQADPHQDDTELPRSTPTRLLIPKIAVDAPFTTLNIGASGQLEPPPAGDTNLVGWYAKGASPGEKGTAIIAGHVDTKTSAAVFANLNELQPGDRFTVERADGRDADFVVDDKETFAKDAFPSERVYADAERPEVRLITCAGEYDHDAKDYTDNLVVFGHLV; via the coding sequence ATGGCAGCAGATCCCTCCTCCCCGACCTCCGCGGAATCGCGGGCGGACGGGCGGAGTTCCGGCCGTGGCGGGCGGCGGCTGACGCTGTGGGGCGTGGCGATCGTCGTCCTCGCCGTCAGCCTGTTCGGCGGCCACCACACCTCGGACGGCTCCGCGCAGGCGTCCCGTGCCGCGGGCTCGAGCGCCGCCGCCCAGGCCGATCCGCAACAGACGGACCCGCTGAAGTCCGACCCGAAGCAGATCGAACCGCAGCGCACGGATCCGCAGCAGGCCGACCCGCACCAGGACGACACGGAGCTGCCCCGATCCACACCGACCCGTCTGCTCATTCCGAAGATCGCCGTGGACGCCCCCTTCACCACCCTGAACATCGGCGCCTCGGGACAGCTCGAGCCGCCACCGGCGGGGGACACCAACCTCGTCGGCTGGTACGCCAAGGGCGCCTCCCCCGGCGAGAAGGGCACCGCGATCATCGCAGGGCACGTCGACACGAAGACCTCCGCGGCCGTCTTCGCCAACCTGAACGAGCTGCAGCCCGGCGACCGCTTCACCGTGGAACGCGCCGACGGGCGCGACGCCGACTTCGTCGTGGACGACAAGGAGACCTTCGCCAAGGACGCCTTCCCCAGCGAGCGGGTCTACGCCGACGCCGAGCGCCCCGAGGTGCGGCTGATCACCTGTGCGGGGGAGTACGACCACGACGCGAAGGACTACACCGACAATCTCGTCGTCTTCGGCCACCTCGTGTGA
- a CDS encoding TetR/AcrR family transcriptional regulator: MVRAGLTTERLVHAGAELADEVGFDQVTVSALARRFDVKVASLYSHLKNSQDLKTRIALLALEELADRAADALAGRAGKDALVAFADVYRDYARAHPGRYTAARHPLDPEAAAASAGGRHAQMTRAILRGYDLAEPDQTHAVRLLGSVFHGFVALETAGGFSHSTPDSEESWNRILQALDSLLRNWPTP, translated from the coding sequence ATGGTGCGCGCCGGGCTGACCACCGAGCGCCTCGTCCACGCGGGTGCGGAACTCGCCGACGAGGTCGGCTTCGACCAGGTGACCGTGTCCGCGCTGGCCCGGCGGTTCGACGTCAAGGTCGCGAGTCTGTACTCGCACCTGAAGAACTCCCAGGACCTCAAGACCCGGATCGCACTGCTCGCCCTGGAGGAACTGGCCGACCGCGCCGCCGACGCGCTCGCCGGCCGGGCCGGCAAGGACGCCCTCGTCGCGTTCGCCGACGTGTACCGCGACTACGCCCGCGCACACCCCGGCCGCTATACGGCGGCCCGACACCCGCTGGATCCCGAGGCGGCGGCCGCGAGCGCGGGGGGCCGGCACGCGCAGATGACCCGGGCGATCCTGCGCGGCTACGACCTGGCCGAGCCCGACCAGACCCACGCGGTCCGGCTCCTCGGCAGCGTCTTCCACGGCTTCGTCGCCCTGGAGACGGCCGGCGGATTCAGCCACAGCACCCCCGACTCGGAGGAGTCCTGGAACCGGATCCTTCAGGCCCTCGACTCCCTGCTGCGCAACTGGCCCACCCCATGA
- a CDS encoding glycoside hydrolase family 27 protein, translating into MAMVDRPLPDRRLRPPMGWNSWDCYGTTVTEDEVLGNARFMAGHLLAHGWDTVVVDIQWYEPTARAHGYNADAPLVLDAYGRQLPAPNRFPSAAGGAGFAPLARRVHDLGLRFGLHIMRGVPRRAVAARLPVLGTEFTADEIADTGSVCPWNSDNFGLDHDHPGAQAYYDSQVAQFAAWGVDFVKADDMLFPYHEREIAAYARAVERCGRPIELSLSPGTDVSLARLDHLREHATMWRVCDDLWDRWEDVEAQFARMARWAPWQGRGGWADADMLPLGRIGIRAERGEDRLSRLTRPEQISLLTLWLVSRSPLMMGGDLPTSPPETVELLTNDEALAVLMHSTGNREVLREGDLVLWTARDTDGRTRYAAVFSLADRPRRYEVPLGSIGARPADRVRELWTRTAVAHDGRHLAVDLPAHGGALCRLAQDG; encoded by the coding sequence ATGGCGATGGTGGACCGGCCCCTTCCGGACCGGCGGCTGCGTCCCCCGATGGGCTGGAACAGCTGGGACTGCTACGGCACGACCGTCACCGAGGACGAGGTGCTCGGCAACGCGCGCTTCATGGCCGGCCACCTGCTCGCCCACGGCTGGGACACGGTGGTGGTGGACATCCAGTGGTACGAGCCGACGGCCCGCGCCCACGGCTACAACGCGGACGCGCCGCTGGTCCTGGACGCGTACGGCCGCCAGCTCCCGGCGCCGAACCGGTTTCCTTCGGCCGCCGGCGGGGCCGGCTTCGCCCCGCTGGCCCGGCGGGTGCACGACCTGGGGCTGCGCTTCGGCCTGCACATCATGCGGGGTGTCCCGCGCCGCGCCGTCGCCGCCCGGCTCCCGGTCCTCGGGACGGAGTTCACCGCCGACGAGATCGCGGACACCGGTTCGGTGTGCCCCTGGAACTCCGACAACTTCGGCCTGGACCACGACCACCCGGGCGCCCAGGCCTACTACGACTCCCAGGTCGCCCAATTCGCGGCGTGGGGCGTGGACTTCGTGAAGGCCGACGACATGCTCTTCCCGTACCACGAGCGGGAGATCGCCGCCTACGCACGGGCGGTCGAGCGCTGCGGCCGGCCGATCGAGCTGAGCCTGTCCCCCGGCACCGACGTGTCCCTGGCCCGGCTGGACCACCTGCGCGAGCACGCCACGATGTGGCGGGTCTGCGACGACCTGTGGGACCGGTGGGAGGACGTCGAGGCCCAGTTCGCCCGGATGGCGCGATGGGCGCCTTGGCAGGGCCGGGGCGGCTGGGCGGACGCCGACATGCTGCCGCTCGGCCGCATCGGCATCCGTGCCGAACGCGGCGAGGACCGGCTGTCCCGGCTCACCCGGCCCGAGCAGATCAGTCTGCTCACCCTGTGGCTGGTCTCCCGTTCCCCGCTGATGATGGGCGGCGACCTGCCGACCAGCCCGCCGGAGACCGTCGAACTCCTCACCAACGACGAGGCGTTGGCCGTCCTCATGCACAGTACCGGCAACCGCGAGGTGCTGCGCGAGGGCGACCTGGTGCTGTGGACCGCCCGCGACACCGACGGCCGTACCCGGTACGCCGCCGTGTTCTCCCTGGCCGACCGGCCCCGGCGGTACGAGGTGCCGCTCGGCTCGATCGGTGCCCGCCCGGCCGATCGCGTCCGGGAGCTGTGGACCCGCACCGCGGTGGCGCACGACGGCCGGCACCTGGCGGTGGACCTGCCCGCGCATGGCGGCGCGCTCTGTCGTCTGGCGCAGGACGGCTGA
- a CDS encoding cytochrome P450, which translates to MTTAPGVRADHPPLLDFPFSWDGTKVPAEVAELRATTPVRRVRTIAGDEAWLVSSYDLCAQVLKDDRFSLKDTSAPGVPRQYALTIPPEVVNNMGNITGAGLRRAVLKALNPKSPGLLEWLREEAHRLVDRMVEDGPTADLRGAFCEPYSAGMHCRILGIPQTEAPPFLRSLDIAFMNSPCPVTGARINWDRDIARMTALLDDPATCGLMGELAALRDDPDYAHLTDEMLATVGVTMFGAGVISTSGFLAMALVYLLTHPIARDLLRDRPDLIGPGVEELLRVNLSIGDALPRLALEDVRLGDVDIRAGELVLVLVEGANLDPEKFPDPHRFDVHRDNTADHLSFGGGAHYCPATALGRAHARIALEVLLDRLPDLALAVPPGQLVWRTGFMKRIPERLPVTW; encoded by the coding sequence ATGACCACCGCCCCCGGCGTCCGCGCCGACCACCCGCCCCTGCTCGACTTCCCGTTCTCCTGGGACGGCACCAAGGTTCCCGCCGAGGTCGCCGAGCTGCGCGCCACCACCCCCGTGCGGCGCGTGCGGACCATCGCCGGCGACGAGGCCTGGCTCGTGTCGTCGTACGACCTGTGCGCGCAGGTCCTGAAGGACGACCGCTTCTCCCTCAAGGACACCTCCGCCCCCGGAGTCCCCCGGCAGTACGCGCTCACGATCCCGCCCGAGGTCGTGAACAACATGGGCAACATCACGGGGGCCGGGCTGCGCAGGGCGGTGCTGAAGGCGCTCAACCCGAAGTCGCCGGGCCTGCTGGAGTGGCTGCGCGAGGAGGCGCACCGCCTGGTGGACCGGATGGTCGAGGACGGACCGACGGCCGACCTGCGCGGCGCCTTCTGTGAGCCGTACTCCGCCGGGATGCACTGCCGCATCCTCGGCATCCCGCAGACCGAGGCCCCGCCCTTTCTGCGCAGCCTCGACATCGCCTTCATGAACTCGCCGTGCCCGGTCACCGGCGCGAGGATCAACTGGGACCGGGACATCGCCCGGATGACGGCCCTGCTCGACGACCCGGCGACATGTGGCCTGATGGGCGAACTCGCCGCGCTGCGCGACGACCCCGACTACGCCCACCTCACCGACGAGATGCTGGCCACCGTCGGGGTCACCATGTTCGGCGCCGGCGTGATCTCCACCTCCGGATTCCTCGCGATGGCCCTGGTCTACCTGCTCACCCACCCCATCGCCCGTGACCTCCTGCGCGACCGGCCGGACCTGATCGGCCCCGGCGTCGAGGAGCTGCTGCGGGTCAACCTCTCCATCGGCGATGCCCTGCCCCGCCTGGCCCTGGAGGACGTCCGGCTGGGCGATGTCGACATACGGGCCGGCGAACTGGTCCTGGTCCTGGTCGAGGGCGCCAATCTGGACCCGGAGAAGTTCCCCGACCCGCACCGCTTCGACGTCCACCGCGACAACACCGCCGACCACCTCTCCTTCGGCGGCGGCGCCCACTACTGCCCCGCGACCGCACTCGGCCGCGCACACGCCCGGATCGCCCTGGAGGTCCTCCTCGACCGCCTGCCGGACCTCGCCCTCGCCGTGCCCCCGGGCCAACTGGTGTGGCGCACCGGCTTCATGAAGCGCATCCCCGAACGGCTGCCGGTGACCTGGTAA
- the tgmB gene encoding ATP-grasp ribosomal peptide maturase: MTVLILTSEEDVTADMVVLRLGETGVPVVRLDPADLTNGVALSGEYVQGACRGHLSVGGRLVSMGGLRSVWVRRPGDAAARAPQPSAWLTEESAQALYGMLRTTDARWMNHPDAARRARHKPWQLRLAQDSGLAVPATLITTFPQAAREFAERFPDLVVKPVSGAHPQEPPRAVPTSRVAPDTDFSAVAYGPTLLQRRIAKRADIRLTVVGDTLLAARKPADPDAHPDDVDVRFAPSVSPWLPADVPPRVAEGVRRYMRGAELAYGAFDFAEDADGIWWFLECNQSGQFGFVEMDTGQPIAATIAKWLAADGDPDGRCARGTRSAG, from the coding sequence ATGACCGTGCTCATCCTGACCAGTGAAGAGGACGTGACGGCGGACATGGTGGTCCTCCGGCTGGGCGAGACCGGCGTGCCCGTCGTCCGGCTCGACCCCGCCGATCTGACCAACGGGGTGGCGCTGTCGGGCGAGTACGTGCAGGGCGCCTGCCGGGGACACCTGTCCGTCGGCGGGCGCCTGGTGAGCATGGGCGGCCTGCGCTCCGTCTGGGTGCGCAGGCCCGGCGACGCCGCCGCCCGCGCCCCCCAGCCGTCCGCCTGGCTGACCGAGGAGTCGGCACAGGCGCTCTACGGCATGCTGCGCACGACCGACGCGCGCTGGATGAACCATCCGGACGCGGCCCGCCGCGCGCGCCACAAGCCCTGGCAGCTGCGCCTGGCCCAGGACAGCGGACTCGCGGTGCCCGCCACGCTGATCACCACGTTCCCGCAGGCGGCCCGGGAGTTCGCCGAGCGCTTCCCGGATCTGGTGGTCAAGCCGGTGTCCGGCGCGCATCCGCAGGAGCCGCCGCGTGCCGTGCCGACCAGCCGGGTCGCCCCGGACACCGACTTCTCGGCGGTGGCCTACGGCCCGACGCTGCTGCAGCGCCGGATCGCCAAACGGGCCGACATCCGGCTCACCGTCGTCGGCGACACCCTGCTGGCCGCCCGCAAACCGGCCGACCCGGACGCCCACCCGGACGACGTGGACGTCCGCTTCGCCCCGTCGGTCTCTCCCTGGCTCCCCGCGGACGTGCCCCCACGCGTCGCCGAGGGCGTACGGCGGTACATGAGGGGCGCGGAACTGGCTTACGGCGCATTCGACTTCGCCGAGGACGCCGACGGGATCTGGTGGTTCCTGGAGTGCAACCAGTCGGGTCAGTTCGGGTTCGTCGAGATGGACACAGGTCAGCCCATCGCCGCGACGATCGCCAAGTGGCTCGCCGCGGACGGGGATCCGGACGGCAGGTGTGCGCGGGGCACCCGGAGCGCAGGCTGA